One window from the genome of Paenibacillus azoreducens encodes:
- a CDS encoding bifunctional cytochrome P450/NADPH--P450 reductase, which yields MTIAIPQPKTYGPLGNVPQINADTPLQSFMNLADEYGEIFRMKLPFGNFYIVSGYELMKEVGNSPRFGKVVEKTTLEKVRAYAGDGLFTSETNDPNWSKAHNILLPSFSRTAMRGYFDMMLDLAMQLIQKWSRTNPEEQIDVPEDMTRLALDTIGLCGFNYRFNSFYREESHPFVTSMVRALDESLSQAQRLGIQDKLMVKTRRQFNQDIEYMFTLVDKIIAERKARGSQGEADLLAHMLKGKDPETGEALDDANIRYQIITFLIAGHETTSGLLSFALYYLLNHPDKLQKGYEEVDRILTDPVPTFEQVKNLKYVRMILDESLRMWPTAPAFNLEVKEDTLLAGKYDLKKGENLLVLVPQLHRDVAAWGEDAEIFRPERFEDPSKVPHDAYKPFGLGQRACIGQQFALQEATLVLGLILKNFELIDHTRYKLKVRESLTLKPDNFKIKVRPRSIQKGYFVVGSGNDSKSPAQAAAEETANGQQEISAGDLHNTPLLVLYGSDLGTAEGIARELADTGRNQGFKSVVASLNDYAGKLPKEGIVYMVTSSYNGQPSNNAREFVQWLEDIPAGDLAGVRYCVFGCGDRNWASTFQKVPKLIDELMASKGAQRVAELGEGDVSGDFENQVEAWREELWPTVMHTLGLAVNETAKKTSPTLSLQVVDGEMEAPLAGTYNAYYAKVVMNRELQRGAEERSTRHIEIKLPAGVTYREGDHLGVFARNRKELVNRVLQRFHLNGNDHVLLTTTGLSMAHLPLDRPVKLFELLSCSVELQDAATRAQLRELAAATECPPHKRELEALLEEEAYREHILQKRVTMLDLLEQYAACELSFERFLELLPPLKARYYSISSSPSEQPEQLSITVSVVREPAWNGKTEYRGVASNFLAGTEEGDSILMFIRTPESGFQLPPNPATPVIMVGPGVGIAPFRGFLQARSVLQKAGEQLGQACLYFGCRNETDDIYSEELEQYEQEGIVNVYKAYSRKEGQGKTYVQHVMGQPERAEELVALLDQGGHFYICGDGGKMAPDVEQALLKAYRTVHGMSESEASEWLDRLGAEGRYAKDVWAGGKQ from the coding sequence GTGCTTATGCAGGAGACGGATTATTTACGTCCGAGACGAATGATCCAAACTGGAGCAAAGCTCACAATATTTTGCTGCCGAGCTTTAGCCGGACGGCGATGCGCGGTTATTTTGACATGATGCTGGATTTGGCGATGCAGCTTATTCAGAAATGGTCGCGGACAAATCCGGAGGAGCAGATCGATGTACCTGAGGATATGACGAGGCTCGCCCTCGATACGATCGGTTTATGCGGTTTTAATTACCGGTTCAACAGTTTTTATCGCGAGGAATCCCACCCATTCGTCACAAGCATGGTGAGAGCGCTGGATGAGTCGCTTAGTCAGGCGCAGCGTCTCGGCATCCAGGACAAATTAATGGTCAAGACGAGAAGACAATTCAATCAGGACATCGAATATATGTTTACGCTGGTGGACAAAATCATTGCCGAACGCAAAGCCCGCGGTTCGCAAGGAGAGGCCGATTTATTGGCCCATATGTTGAAAGGCAAAGATCCCGAGACAGGCGAAGCTTTGGATGATGCGAATATTCGTTATCAGATTATTACTTTTTTAATAGCCGGACATGAGACAACGAGCGGCCTGCTTTCGTTCGCCCTCTACTATTTGTTGAACCATCCGGATAAACTGCAAAAAGGGTATGAAGAGGTGGACCGGATTCTCACAGATCCAGTGCCGACGTTCGAACAAGTGAAAAATCTGAAATATGTGCGGATGATTTTGGATGAATCGCTGCGTATGTGGCCTACCGCTCCGGCATTCAATCTGGAAGTGAAAGAAGATACGCTGCTGGCAGGCAAATACGATTTGAAAAAAGGTGAGAATCTGCTGGTGCTTGTTCCACAGCTCCATCGCGATGTTGCGGCATGGGGAGAAGACGCCGAAATATTCCGGCCGGAACGATTCGAAGATCCGAGCAAGGTGCCTCATGATGCCTATAAGCCGTTCGGACTTGGCCAGAGGGCCTGTATCGGTCAACAGTTCGCTTTGCAAGAGGCTACGCTGGTGCTGGGACTTATTCTGAAAAATTTCGAGCTGATCGACCATACCCGTTATAAGCTGAAAGTTAGAGAGTCATTAACGCTGAAACCTGACAATTTTAAAATAAAAGTTCGTCCCCGCAGTATACAAAAGGGGTATTTTGTCGTGGGAAGCGGCAATGATTCGAAATCACCGGCTCAAGCGGCAGCAGAGGAAACGGCGAATGGCCAACAAGAGATATCCGCGGGTGACCTGCATAACACGCCGTTATTAGTTTTGTATGGATCGGATCTTGGTACAGCCGAAGGGATCGCGCGGGAACTTGCCGATACCGGACGTAATCAAGGCTTTAAATCCGTGGTCGCGTCATTAAACGATTATGCCGGCAAGCTGCCGAAGGAAGGAATCGTATATATGGTGACCTCTTCATACAACGGGCAACCTTCCAACAATGCTCGTGAATTTGTGCAATGGTTAGAGGATATACCTGCCGGCGATTTGGCGGGAGTCCGTTATTGCGTCTTTGGTTGCGGCGACCGCAACTGGGCGAGCACTTTTCAAAAAGTACCGAAATTGATCGATGAACTGATGGCTTCCAAAGGCGCGCAGCGAGTAGCGGAACTTGGCGAAGGCGACGTGAGCGGCGATTTCGAAAATCAGGTTGAAGCATGGCGGGAAGAGTTGTGGCCGACAGTAATGCATACATTGGGGTTGGCTGTTAATGAAACGGCAAAGAAGACATCCCCTACTTTATCGCTGCAAGTTGTGGATGGCGAGATGGAAGCGCCTCTGGCTGGTACCTACAATGCCTATTATGCGAAGGTTGTAATGAACAGAGAACTGCAGCGAGGGGCGGAAGAGAGAAGTACCCGACATATTGAAATTAAATTGCCTGCAGGCGTGACGTACCGTGAAGGCGATCATTTAGGGGTATTTGCGCGCAACCGAAAGGAACTCGTGAATCGAGTTCTACAACGCTTTCATTTGAACGGCAATGATCATGTTTTGCTGACGACGACTGGGCTGAGCATGGCCCACTTGCCGTTAGATCGTCCTGTCAAATTGTTCGAGCTGCTGAGCTGCAGTGTTGAACTCCAGGATGCCGCGACTCGGGCCCAACTGCGGGAACTGGCTGCCGCGACGGAATGCCCGCCTCACAAGCGTGAACTGGAAGCATTGCTGGAAGAAGAGGCTTATCGTGAACATATTTTGCAAAAACGTGTAACGATGCTGGATTTATTAGAGCAATATGCAGCTTGCGAATTGTCGTTCGAGCGATTTCTAGAGCTGCTTCCGCCGCTTAAAGCGAGATATTATTCGATCTCCAGTTCGCCTAGTGAACAGCCCGAGCAGCTTAGCATAACAGTCAGCGTCGTACGTGAGCCGGCCTGGAATGGCAAGACGGAGTACCGGGGGGTGGCTTCGAACTTTTTGGCCGGCACGGAAGAAGGAGATTCGATTCTGATGTTCATCCGCACGCCGGAATCGGGCTTTCAACTGCCGCCCAATCCGGCAACGCCGGTCATTATGGTTGGACCGGGCGTTGGAATCGCGCCCTTCCGCGGGTTTTTGCAGGCACGGAGCGTGCTGCAGAAGGCAGGGGAGCAGCTTGGTCAAGCATGTCTTTACTTTGGCTGCCGCAATGAGACGGACGATATTTATTCTGAGGAATTGGAGCAATACGAACAAGAAGGCATCGTGAACGTCTATAAGGCTTATTCCCGAAAAGAGGGCCAGGGGAAGACGTATGTGCAGCATGTGATGGGGCAGCCGGAGCGGGCAGAGGAGCTCGTTGCCTTATTGGATCAGGGCGGTCATTTCTATATATGCGGAGATGGAGGCAAGATGGCGCCGGATGTTGAGCAAGCATTGCTCAAGGCATACCGGACGGTTCACGGCATGAGCGAGTCTGAGGCTTCGGAATGGCTGGACCGTCTCGGAGCCGAAGGCCGTTACGCCAAGGATGTGTGGGCCGGCGGCAAGCAATAG